The following nucleotide sequence is from Bactrocera oleae isolate idBacOlea1 chromosome 2, idBacOlea1, whole genome shotgun sequence.
CATATTATACGGAAATGCTTTCATTTCGGTTGAGTGCGTTAATGCAATGGTAAGCCGTCGGATTCTAAATTTTCAGAAATCATTCAAGTAATATATTCttaatgtgtataaaaatatttcataaatatacgCACAACATATTCAGATCAGCTCTGCGGGAAGTACATACATGatgatataatttaatttaaattatatacccATTTTTCTTTACAAATGCCCCAAGTCCTCGACTTCAATATCGGttactaaaaattgtttaaaaattctttttgtgTAAGTCCCACAATTTGATTTCTATTTAAGACAATAAGTGAAAAAGCACCGGATATGTAAGCGATATTTTACGCATTTAAATGAATATAACAAGCATTAAGCATGTCtgtatgtagtatgtaaatACGGATGTATATAAGAATGTATATTTGAGTGCaattaattatgaaattaatattagaGCAGTCGGTAAAGTTTAAGTGCTCAGCTTCCATGACCGTAGGCGGAACGGAAAAAATGAACcgcacaaaaacaagaaaaaacacaaaaaaagaaaacatttttttaatgaaatcggCAGAAAGTGAACGTCGCGCAACATTTGACTTCCTGTCCTAGACACAGTTACTCTGCCATCGCTTTCTATTCATTTGTGTACTTTAAATATCCTATTTTGCTATTTCTCATCCATTCATGCCATCgcacaaaaaaaagttacacGCTAACATCCTGTGCTTGGAAAAAAAGAGAGATTACATGGCATTAAGGAGCGCAATCGCATATGACGTTTAGCTTTTTATGGTTTTAGCATTTAGTGCTTAAAGCAATTAAATGTATTTCTATATTTCAATAGATGTAAAGCAATAAACAGTATGCATGTAGTgaaaacaaatagttttatgtgTAACTTTATACACTTATCATCTAAAAGCCTGTCTTTATGCTTGTGAATAGAAAatcatatgaaaatattaatagaaaaataagaagaaatgttaacttcggttgcattgaagctataataccctttgcaaatacaaaaggttcttttgtttggtttgtatagcagctatatgctatagtgatcccatttttagattttcagattacattattgctttaggtaataaaccatgccaaatttggtaaagatatatcgcaaaatgtaaaagttttccatacaaaccctttattccgatcgttcttcCGATATAGGCGGTTTCTGGggagaaaagggcgtgtgcaaaatttcagatcatcatgacatctgtcaaacattcAATAACCATActgtcattgaacaaacaacatcatattatttcattgtattgaaaatgtcaaattttgtaccgaaAAGTAATGATTTGCggataactttaattttttgtttccatttgaagaaaagtactgcagagtcgcatcgaatgcttgtcgaggcaaGTGGTGATCATactctatcagaagcaacatgccaaagatggtttcaacgattcagagataattatattaatgtgagaaatgaagaacgtggaggaccaccaaaaaagtttgaagacgcggCACTGCAAGCAATTTTGGATAAAGATGATTCTTTGAGTCAAAAGATAATGACAGCACacaatttcagaccgtttgaaagatccaaaagtgtggaaaataggTGCCacacttgtgaaattttgcttcaaagacacgaaagaaaatcagttttgcatcgaattgtcactggcgatgaaaaaccGATTTATATAAGAATCCTAAACGAAGGAAGTCatgcaaaaacagatcgattcggtaagagggcaatgctctgtgtttggtgagaTCGTTACAGACAaaaaatgatcaatttgaacccCGCATTGATCGAAAATGACCAGAATGGCCGAGtagacacggcaaagtaattttgttacacgacaataCACCAGCatacaaagcaaaatcggtGTAGGacacaatcaaagtacttggctgaAATCTGCTGCCCCACTAGCCtcattcaccagacttggcaccTTACCATTAGTTTTCATCCATGGGACACTCATTGGCTGAGCAGAACTTCGATTCCTACGCGAAGTCGAAAATTGagtgtctgattggtttgcttcaaaagacgaacacTTCTCTGGTATGACATGATATCAACAAATTGGCAGAAAGGtgttcaaaatgtgtaaaaagttaTGGTCaatactttcaaatattttttttgtactttcccattcaaaattagtacttcattttcacaaaaaaacgcTCACTTCTTACCGGTGCacctgagtgttacaaacttcgtggcaaacttaatatatcctgttcagatTATAATGAGATATTTTCGTGTGTAAACGGcttatgtataactaaatctgaaaacattACTAGAAATTCTTTTTCGCCgcgttgtttgatataaacaaccttcaagtcgaattaagattacttaataaggaaaaagATCTTTTATGAAGATCTATATCTTGACTTTGATTAGTTGGTtttaatctatgccaaatttcgtgaagtatcttgtcaaataaaaatatttttcatatatgatcttatcggtcagtttgtatattagctatatgatatggtggTCCGGCAAATGCAAAACGGTaaatcgcgtatatacagatatacgccCATGGTTAAATCGgatcagctcgtcacgctgatcattataTACTTTAGAGGGTCCTcgatgtttccttttgggtgttacacacTTCGAGGCAAACCTTATAATATGAAATTTAGATAATTCTTTCCTGCAAGTATTTGAAACTGCCAACATCTTAACTATCTGttgcaatatatttttggcaatagTTGTCTGCATATAATCCAGTATATGTTTTTTCGTACATTTGAAATCGTTTGCAAAATTTACtaatttccataaaaatttcgaatttgtGTTTTTGCAATTTGACAAATAATCTTTTATCGCTCGCTTACGAGTTTTTTGGTAGGGTTGTTTTATAACAAATAAGATTGAATGCTAcactttttttagtttttcaaaagCTTAATAAATAAAGTTAGGATTAATAGTTCAATGCTGTAAATAATCAGCAATAAAACTCAGGAGTTGATGAACAATAATTATATGAGTAAATTATATGTGTATGAGCAGAACGAATTTTTCTTCCATCACCGAGTGTTAAATATGCTTCGAGTATAGAACTTTGATCTGAATCTGTTCAAAATTTGTagtttacttaatatttttgcCAATATTTGATTTCATAGACatcaaaaatttgaatttgaatgctACTGCTATATATAGTTTTGGATGTTTCGAACAATCCTAgcgttaaatttaaatttcgacaTATTAAACTTGTAAAAGGTTTCTCATAATTATTAATCAAAGCTTTGGCCTTACCTCATTATCAAATTTACTTAACAGTTTAATGATTTTGAGTTATGGACCATTATTGTAAGCGGAAAAATAAATATCCTCTCCACATTATTGATTAAATGTAGCtttaaaaacaagcaaaagATGAAGCACACATTTAGGCGCggccaaaatataatatttgatacaAGTTCCTAGTGatattcagtttttgagaaTTGGATTTTAGAAAAAGagaattttttagaaataacaCTAAATTCTCTtgcttaatataaaacaaacttACTTTAAGACCAagagtttgaaaaatttatgcattttattccaaatactttcaaacaaaatatgaataacatgtttaaaaattttaactatttcaaaattgttaatgtataaaattcaaaaaaaaaaaattttgcttaccGATTTGATATGGATTTGCTCAAgcctttaattattaaatattttaagagtgCAGCACAATTTTTTGAACGACCACTAAACGGAATTTTTGATTACTATTTCTGAGCTTAGCTGCACTCTACTGTAGTTACGGTTCTTGTTGAACTCAAAACGATTTAGACTTTTTTTGCAAtgcacttttatattttattgctttcgtTTATGATGCGCTATTGTTACTCAATTGCGCGTACTTTTACGTGTCGGTCGGTATATTTTCTTGGCTAACACCACTTGTTGTCTCACGTAACTGTATTGAAACTTAAATATTGTTTCTGACTTTGTATGCTACCGCGGTCACAATTTGCTGCTAAAGTATGCAAGCGCTAAAATTTGAATGGGTTCTCTGTGTTGTGCGTTGTCATTTTATACTCGACTAATAACGATAAGCTCCGACCGAGCAACAGGATTCTACATTTCAGCCAATCACAGAACGTTATCAGCCACGAGCGTTACCGAGTATAACGAGTATGATTTGTTGTAGTGTGGACGCCCACCCGACGCCTCAGCCTCAATTTGATATTTGGCTGTAGGGAGGTGCATAGCCAAAAGCGTAGGCTCAACAAACGCCACCAAGCTTTCATCTTGGCGTGCCATTTAAGTCCAATTTCTGTCTGTGGGAGTGTGTGTGCTCTTTTTTGGACTTTTTTCACTTGAGTTGTTTGTTTTACTGTTTCCCTTGGGTAATTTCTTAGTTCTGTGGACAACTTTCTATTTTGAAGAGCTGTGCATCTGTTTTAAATGCTTGCAGCACACACGTTATCTTTGAGCGTTGTAGAAAGCATGTTGGCATTGTATTTCGGGAGTGGAGCGACTTATGACTTATGTAAATGATTACACCGATTAATTGGTTAAGCTAATCATGCTATCAGTAATGACGCATACGTGGTCACTAAACACGTGTgtagtttgtatatacatatatgtttgtataatatatgtaggtgtgtatgtgtggtacAATTAAGTCGCTTAAACCGTAAAGGTCAGCAGATTTTCCTTAGAATTGCTTTTATGCAAATGAATTCGTTAAAGAatgttttattgtaaaaatgggtagcaatgtctgtatgtatgagGCCATATGCCTCTCACGcataccacacacacacacactccccCACATCGTCCTCATATATATTTCACACCTTTCCCTAAGCTAAATTTAGTAGCAGCTTCAAGTGTTTGTTGCTGTTTGAGTCCACCTTGTTACTTATtgactatatatttatagattagGGAGAGCTTAAAACAAACTTTTCTTGGTTTAAAATGAACCTGTATACAGAGGGAAAAGTATGCCTTCAGGGAAAAATTTTTAGCTTAATTTTGAAAGGTGTCGTTGAGCATTTAAACccgtgaaaaataaattttaattatcatttcaaagtttttaagtatacgaattgtttaattaaaaaaatctccCAAAGGTAGATTTAGGAAATTTTATACTCCACTAAAATCcgcaatgtaaaaattttatccTAAACGGTGTAAAAGTTATGTTATCTTTAGTGAAAACAGATTTTGTACACTTTGAATGCTCACCGACATCttctaaaattaagtaaaaaatgtgTCCTTGTAGAGATATATATTTCTCTTCATGTAGGTTCATTTTATTCCATGAATTCGATAGGTTACTTTTTGGCTCAtcctaacatacatatttttacaagATTTCTCAAGCTTTGCCTTTCGCtgtcatttgcatttttttacattgttgccGTAATGTTTTTGTTATGATGACGAGCTCTTGCTACTTACCGCCACTGTCACTGTCACATTTGCTGCAACTGTGTGTAAACGTGTGCTCAAATTTCTTATCAGCTTGTTTACCACGAATAGGAAATTTATCGGTGGGAAATAATTCTTATTCGAATCAACgttcataattttgtttatacCTTCAACATAATCACAAGCAATGATACCAATAATCATATACTAATAATGGTAGCAATGTGCCACAATCATAGAAAAATTGATTGTAATTATAACGTGATTTACTAATCCAAAAATATACCTGCCTGCCTGCTTGGTTACTCCTATTTTTATATACCCTTCTGTGCTTTTGATTAAGAGTACGGCGATTTTTGTTGTGTTTACCGTTAGCGCAGATTTTATCGTGCGAGAACATTTGAACGATCGACAGctgcaattttttaataacacacTTTACGTAATGGATTAGCATAGTTACAGTAGTGGTTTAAATTATTCAAACAATTCGTATATATGATCTAATGCCACTGATAATTTCAGTATATAATTCAAAAGGTCTGACTCTACTCTTAGTAAAGATACTTCCCTGCTCTTAGCAACTGGtaaaaaaatcaagttattgaaTCCACAAGGTTTTTGAAATCCTGTGTTACTTATTCCTGTATGCGGAAGAAAATCTGAGAAGACATAACTGAACTTTCACCATGCTATTTccctttattaatttataaattatttaaatacttaatatattgaatatattggaTCTTTTTAACTTTGGCTTCCATAGCTGAAATTGGCAGTATGAAAACTGATTGCTAACCGCAAATGGCTCAGTCATGTTTTTAGAGTACAGGAAAGATATTCTGGACTTACCTTTTCCTATATTTCGGGAATGAGTTTTGATTATGTAGAAAGTAATTCCATGCTATTAACACTTCTTTCTTACAGTCAACAATTATTTACGTAGAATTTATAGTTAACCTTCGCATACTTATCAAACAcactatacaagtatgtgcatCACCATACTCAATTGTGGCATAAACAACGGCGGTATTAACTCAGATAGCTAATTCATTTGTCAGTCAAGCGAAACTTTGAAAAACAATACACTTTaatgttttgtaaatattgatGTTAACGATGAgttaaattatgcaaatatttatgaaaaatacgCGAaattaatgtgtatatatacatatgttaggcTGCTCCTTGTTGGGAAAAAATTGGAAGACTCGATTTTcacaagtttcattaagaaaaattttttacaaggaTCATTTTCACTtcattaagaacaatttttcattttcccGTCTATAAGGTCGATGCAAAAGAACATAGCCaccaagctcccggagcttctggcgagtcactatccagtcaccatccgcttcagaaatgaaTCGACTTTCTTGCGATTCAGCAGTAATTCGAAGATGGAAATTTGGTTATGGAAGTTTTTCTTCGTGCCGTGTGCCCCCCACAAAACgagcttttttttgtatccagcctaatttaaatggttccaaacgattTTGTGTGCAATGTTTAGCACCAGGGTCATTAAAGTAGTGCTTACATATCCGTCGGACTGGCCGATTTCCGTAGTCGAATGAAGGTATTCAGAATAACCTGCACTGAATCGACGTAACCTAAAATGTTAtgttttctctttgctggtgtctaTCTTTGACACGTGCTCTAACAATAGtgagtcaagcaatcacaaaacacGTTAGAGAAGGTTTTAGTATAAACTCTTATCTTTTTAACGGCTTAAAGGAGAAGCCGATCTCACACAACGTGAGAGACAggttagtaaataaaattattattatgggctttactagaccttatactACAATTAGAAAAGGTTAGAAATGAACagttgttattgcagtattagcaaaaaataaaacaagtggaAAAGTTTTGGCACTGATGCTGAGTCGACAATCCTTGGTCGGATACAattctaacaagtaaggaagggctaagttcggatgtaaccgaacattttatactctcgcaaagtcaaactggggtccacatatttagtgctTAGGGGCtagaacagttttggttcgatttagacaatttttggtcacaaggtggcatactttaaacgtattattcatgcaaagttttaccccgatataatcatttttgcttgatatgcatagtggataatgaaagaatcagatggaattgaaaatggtgttatatgggaaaaaggcgtggttgtagtccgatttcgcccattttcactataacatagaaatatgaaaagaacgttatgcactgaatttagttgaaatcggttaagcagatcccaagatatggctTTTCAACTAAAAGTGGTGCCACGCCACGCCcattgactaattttgaacgcggttcctataaagtcatctcataccattccagagataaaattgaatgtccctggcgtgtttagtgcttggtctcacggtaccaagaaacatgtctaccaagtttcataaagatatctcaatttctactcaagttacagcttgcacagacggatggacagacagtcacccggatttcaactcgtctcttcatcctgatcatttatatatatataaccctatatctaactcgattagttttaggtgatacaaacaatcgttaggtgaacaaaactattatactctgtagcaacaggttgcgagagtataaaaatacaaaagcagTATATCTCGAATCGACGTCTGGACTGAAATCGTGAGGTAAATTATTAGCTTAAGTGTTTCAAAGttatctgaaaaaaattacactgtAATCTGAATTATATGCTAAATTTGGGAAATATTGTAGCACCTTAGAGAAAACTTTTTAGCAAAACAGAGACATAACTACATGCCTTGAGACAGCGAATGTCTCTGTAAAGAACTTATCGATTAAAAAACAGAGctagaatataaaatttataggcTAGGCTCTTATCACTTTATAAAGAAATTCATAATTGCCGTCTTTGGATGTGCGGTTTATCGATGAAAAACAAAGTTTACACTGGTTGCAGCGAGCACATTCTTCATATTTATAATATCCATTGTCTGCATATTATACTTAACTGTTTTTGAGTCTACAAAATCTTTTCGAAAAAAGCTATacgtatttattaataatatattttacaaatatggaTATCATTGATTTATGTTACAGTTAAAACTTGTTCTATAAACACATTCTACTTTATAGATAGACACATATCTGTCATAATTAaacattgtacatatatactcgtaagtatatattttaaatataaaaagtgtcATTTGAAGATAATATTTCGgaatacaaaaatttagaatCACAATACTTGGACGGATTGCTTTgtgtaagtataaaaaataaaaacgatttaCGAATATTTTACTTCAACAACATTTTTTGTAATTGGAAGCTAAATGGAGGTACCCGCCTGTTGCAGCGGCTTTGTAAAATGTGCTTTCGTAGCTTAGAATAATCGTACCAGCAAATAAGCCAACAAAGCTAAGAGCGGTGTAACAGTGGTGGCGATGGCTGAGTTAAGAGCGGCACACACTTTCGGCTGCGGTTGAGGAATGTACTTGCAGACAACATTCAGGAAGCTGGACATGGCTTGATCGTTTTCCCTGGCATCATATTGCTGAAATAATTAAGAAGAGTATTAAGctaaaatgtaatattaatCAAACAcaattaatatacttgtatgtacgttATATGGATAAATTGATATTCAAAATTAATGATGTGTACAAAAACATTGTAATCCATTTTGTGTTCACAAATTGAAATCTATATTGAATGCATTCTtcgaagtacatacatattttcattgTACTGTGGATATTGTATATTGTATCGATTTCAAGATCATTGAATTATTAACTTGATTTTTAggttatttttaataactcCTCAAACTTTAGAGagtaaaataatagttttaaggTGTTTAAGTGTTGTCAAACTAAAATAGGCATTTATTAAAACTAACAAGCCTGTAAAACCACTCTTAGgaaagatatatgtatttatataaaattatcctTGTCTTCATCTATATATTTTGTCTAAATAGTAGTGCAAAATTATCTGCTCTTTTTAAAAAGCCATTCTATTTGATTATCTGATCATATTAGATacggactggtccatttaaattGCGGGCACAAAAGGAATTCTTTCATTTATTTCGTAGATTGATATAACCTTTTTCATGTTCTTGTGAAGTTTGATCATCATGTGTCTATTTGTGGCAGGTTTGCAGCTTtctgtttacgacgcgaaaaatTGTCTGCTTATGGATCGACTGAAGGTACTAAAAGTCATCCCAGCCGATACTTATACTTGTAATGAAtgtatggaaaaataaattaagcgtGGGAATGCTTCATAAAGATTTGGTGAAATTCGATAAGAAATACTTATATCATAATACAACCCTGggttttcaaataatataactATAAGGAAGATACTTCTTGAGCATAAAATACAATACTGTGTTTTCgaagaatataattttaacgAAGATAACGTATTAAGAGATAATTCTTGTGTACTTGCTTTTGTTCAAGAGAGCAATTTCGGAAgcaatttttatagaaaaaggtGTCATTGATGCTCTAAAGCAAAATCATTACAAAGTTCCTCGGTCTTTTATGAAAAACAGGGAGTTCGaataaaacatcttctattTCGAATGCGCTAGAAACATATTAACGGTAAATTCTACtcttaaactgttttatttcaGCCGTTAGCTCGGTTTTTGACTTAAAACCCATCGCTTTCACCAGTAATATTGCCAGATTTtcgtattataaaatatttcatactgAAAATTGTCACAGTTGGGGAAAGACCAAagtattagtatatatattagttCCGTTATCTGTGGTTTCGAAAATACTTCTAGAAAACAACCTTCCatctccaaataatttttttttataccttgaacagggtatattaagtttgccataaagtttgtaacactcagaagaaaacgtaaatgtatataatagatcagcgtgacgagctgagtagatttagccatgtccttctGTCTGCCTGTGTACACCGTTTTCTCCGgaagaagcagctcatttgtcggaacggtcaatattgaacgatcaaaatcaagctcttgtatggaaaacagcTTCGGTGctttttgcttttggtttttttgtttaattaacagAGTGTGgaaacattttctttaattttatgatGTGATtgtgaataaataaaacaaaactatttgtaAGCTAATACTTTTCACTCCAAAACTCACCTGCTTGAAGACAACAGTTGGAACACTGGTCAATGGATTTTGAAACTGTATCGTGGTTTCGCCTTGttttttgagtaaaatactGCCTTCAGTTGTGTTGGCACATTGCTGAATATTTTCCCAGGCGCTAATATGATTTTCACGTGCGCTAAAAGATACAACAATAATGGCAAAATTTGAGCCAAGCTGTTAATGAACGTTACACTAACATAAGCCAACAAGCTAACACATGACAATTGCAAGCGTGTAACCTGATTTGCATAACAGTCGGTCGTCACTTACCAACGTGCACCCGGATATACGTTGTCATCGAAGTTCTTGCCTGCCTTCATCATGCAGTTGATGAAGTCCAAAGTTAGTGATTCTCTGGTGAATTCGACTTGGTAGGAGTTGGCCTGAATATGTTCGATAGCGCAGGCATGCACTTTATTGCCGTAGCACTCGTTTGGACCGTGATGACAATCGAAAATCGTTTCAGCACCTTGTGTTGTGAACTGCATAAGCAGGTGAACaattaaacagaaaataaatCCGATATGCGTTAGTATCatactatataccatatatctacACGTGATATAATTGCATATATCTCACAAACAACAAGTCAAAACAACGAAACACTAGTTAAGCAAAATTATGCTACTTGTCTCTCTTATTTatgatttgtttgtatgtatgagtgtataaataaacatatatgaatAGCGGTACTTACATGCGACTTGCCATAAGGCACCCAGTTGATTTCCACGTAGTCGCGCAGCTCGCCCTTCACAGCTGGAAAGACCTGCTCCGTAATGAACTTAGCGCTATCTGGGCAGAGTGATTCATAGTAGATGGTTACCGGCACCTGACAGAAGAataattgcaaattgtttaaaatgtattgaaataaaaacagtttttattaatttaaatgttttataaaaactaaatatgcGTCAGAATATATTAAAGTAGCTTAAGTTGTATTTAGTTATCCAAGACTACTAAGGCTGTTGTGATTTATGAGGTCGGTGCAATAAGTACTTAGTCtgtaagaaaaaaatgaaaattttggagAAATCTATTTGGAATCCTTGTAGCTCGATAGACTTGTCAGGCAAATACGACCTCATTGAGCAAAATTATCTGCCCGCCGATTTAATttgtaaacacaaaaaaaaaaaaaacaagaaaaaacgttaacttcggttgcgtcgaatctataatacccttcacaaatacaaaggccccttacaaaaacttgattccgaacgttcaatttgtatggcatctatatgatgtagtgatctgatctgaccaactTCTGtgaagaataatttgttgccttaagcaataactcgtgcctaatttcgtgaagatacctcgtcaaataaaaaaaatttccatgcaagcactttactccgatcgttcagttaacatggcagctatatgctatagtcgtccgatctatacaatttattcggagattagattattgctttatataataatccatgccaaatttcgtgaagataccccgtcaaatgaaagagtttcccacacaagcacttgattccgattgttcagtttgtatggcagctatatgctatagtcatccgatctttacaatttggctaaatcaactcagctcgtcacggtgatcatttatattatatatatactttatatggtctccgacgtttccttttgggtgttacaaacttcgtggcaaaattaatataccctgttcagggagTTAATATACCCTGGAGGATAGAATGGAAGtctatatatattgatataactCATAACTTTTGAATCCCAGCTTCAAACACTAATGTGAAGTGCTAAAGGCTAACGTTGCTTTATTTTAATGCCTTCTGTCTCAGCTATCTGGAGCACCTTCAAACCACAGTCTGCCAATACGAGACCGTGAATTTCTGTCATGTTATCGTCTGTGTGAGCCGTTTTTCAAGGACTTGGGGCTCGTTGCAACTTGTTAAACCATTTTTTGACTGAAACTTCTAAGAAGAAGAGTCACCCTAGATAAGATTagatgttttttaatttcatttatattttcctttcaagAAACGAATCGACCGATATTGTTCTTTTACCATTTTCCTAATTTCTCGGTCGGAGACATTGGCTTCCATACGCAATCCATACAAAATTCTTACTCcgatttgaatgaaattttgaCAGTTGTGGAGCCATCAGGCGATGAAACTAAGTACTTATCGAACCGTCGTCGTACAAAAAATACAGatgtatatatttctacaaTGACTAATAAGTATTGCTGTTACACGTAAGCTGCCTTCGAAAGAAGTCAAATTAGAAATATACTTTCAAACATACATTTGTCTTGATTTTACAA
It contains:
- the GILT1 gene encoding GILT-like protein 1, encoding MNQNVVGVFLVLIAVANAVKVPVTIYYESLCPDSAKFITEQVFPAVKGELRDYVEINWVPYGKSHFTTQGAETIFDCHHGPNECYGNKVHACAIEHIQANSYQVEFTRESLTLDFINCMMKAGKNFDDNVYPGARCARENHISAWENIQQCANTTEGSILLKKQGETTIQFQNPLTSVPTVVFKQQYDARENDQAMSSFLNVVCKYIPQPQPKVCAALNSAIATTVTPLLALLAYLLVRLF